From a single Osmerus eperlanus chromosome 8, fOsmEpe2.1, whole genome shotgun sequence genomic region:
- the tdrd6 gene encoding tudor domain-containing 6 isoform X3 yields MCSIPELPTPGSNVSVLIKRVNLNPLCVLVEFWCNFDQERKIAHQCLRKDIQCPREAFRELEGNPGDQCLVSVFETWYRARIVSKNGSNYNVFLIDEGRSLSATTGMLAWGHSEFFRLPPEVEFCVLSNVLPLSTENRWSPVALEFLKSLCGQQATASIQDVLVPHRTFLLDIPSISRQMYEMGFAKKLPTERFRLFVSRSLQAHSGAATSNKPQQMSMKNDPLDRHELMEKQQQYMYPELQTETVETVIITEVTNPLRLFCQLKVFSQELRKLTEQITQYYEGRVQTGLSRPQTLGSPCASRGSDGKWYRSVLQQLFPANSVVEVLQVDNGKKQFVQMENIRFLAAEFFRMPVVTYVCSLHGIIDKGVGWTVPQIDYLKTLLLNRTVIAKFEYQSLSEGVHYVTLYGDENMCINTMFGSKEKCILECDGSHGDYAVCSKLAPKPKHLGGMETRVSPPSGDATETRVKFTAEDLQLQSSHVAVVQHVSNPSEFWIQTQRYAVEFDQLMNDLSDMYSNPEGADMIKHPTVGLYCAAKSEDDAFYRATVSGITGHQCEVFFVDYGNTEIVECGNLRVLPDCLKELPPLALKCSLAGIRPKDQKWSQDASDFFTTVVVDKIVDIHITAKWDGGYVVNLTNSSSDGESDLSKLMCTAGYAVQDEKTTSKVVSGPTALPTALNPGDIPYDAYKTSFTALSTEDSTGKESRTAFKEHLFPIGSSFEVNVSFIESPNDFWCQLTKNMGHLKLLMQDIQNFYTDSQFLPPVETACVARHPGNGMWYRALVIQKHATPHVDVLFIDYGQTKTVSIQDLRNINPSFLKLRGQAFRCSLYNLIHPTSHNTVEWTEDAIAQFQDFVDTAADNHVALKCTIYAVMFDAQKVVFNVVDLETPFVSVCSLMVQKGLANRAPSKKAPPSPFRLDTYYYSTHGIKTGTEELVTVTSVKSVNHFYCQLKRNATIIEGLAESVNTMCHQLESSNCPQTFGTVCFAKYTDGQWYRGQIKATQPTVLVHFVDYGDTIKVDKSNLLPIPIEASEIMSVPVQAVECGLSDIQGEVSDEVNSWFETHMTDCTCRALVVAKEPSGKLLVELYDGKTQVNAKTKEKLRIKEHRIENQGHNEKVTNQCCAPKAAGPAEEIPKKRRIPYQAPYTTPHQRQTTVRNGNVRNGAELREVGVIEMKTVPQIETKRFPTPKSPLSPAQQTNYVAPKAKVQTLPKLSDLPSKCIEAGLETDVFISHCNSPWSFFVQLTKEEDDIFSFVEKLNEEQQMTETVDVRDLHQGDLVKAVFPDDSSWYRAVVQEVSRSGTASVEFIDFGNTATTLVSKMCRLDTCSIECPRFSIHCLLSGTPAQDEKDELNQEILSKFKEEIGAGGDKELKCKFVKQSGSVWEVSLWDSGRQVTCGIPLKHPGTLSDATPESSMGPSQVKENPPKSCSVQELAPEKFPLNNNESVCFCKADIAVGQTMEAYVSTIIGPQSFWCQSANSDELDKITKMVSEAGSEVQCKPVEIDTLSTGSPCIAIFTDDEQLYRAEVRSIEGDYLSILFIDYGNESRVNIKDVRALPPLLLNIPPQAFLCQLEGFDASQGTWDDKAADQLSELITDKPLHLTFLTVSSDEAGRTTCFVHVELEGQVVNEVMKAYWKSYTVDEPDSTGESTPCANPSLPCESVQIGEQTAVMDPCPQEPSKTTTKQTFDTLVPSTVQEELDDGFHEGHKDCPTIFPGTSQKHADEDPYLKSTLENTDFDIGQKDETESTTDLLDKDREPTEKEEFEVLQTVEERTDLPAALSNMVEDDTKTVTVIEICKEQLNEAEQTDCLSDSCVSSGDKLTLALVANQNVLKEDCVDQDRLQVLLLDQASSVVDSESARLLEEVPKETTLPHGDQSQDNMYTDVFKLHVENTLESPEPSHTAPEDLKSKDKDSCVTSEELKNLRKELESIDLNEESISDTVLETEFGRLQRAGENIAVGSNYVIWSIARKTWCKVKVLKVFEDSVKVLLVEHDSEMVVDPQNILCTSSESEQSEPDESEHQFDTASSNEGSQYYLDEDTDDSDNTISGDDPNNTTSEKLAVLDEVVGPDQAVEVPPEDPDQLCSVRDIFDLSPSAPLEDCCEERVESSDATTADALSCIPAQDKLRVDVKEVQLSSEPNTENPMRRVTKQHEVDFSISAYDTPVSETEAAVSETKAAVSADVENESRVIIQEDKDVLVSEASCPEQCRYEFEEGTEAEVVASAVSQDGDIVVADYVKASNLDAFEHQMNSVTHLTLKVEDCSDEDSVIFVSETLPANQQLRD; encoded by the exons ATGTGTTCAATTCCTGAACTCCCAACACCTGGTTCAAATGTATCAGTTCTCATCAAGAGAGTGAATTTGaatcctctctgtgttctcgTAGAGTTTTGGTGTAACTTTGATCAAGAGAGGAAAATCGCCCATCAATGTTTACGAAAAGACATTCAGTGTCCCAGAGAAGCCTTTCGGGAGCTGGAGGGAAATCCAGGGGACCAGTGCTTGGTCAGTGTATTTGAAACATGGTACCGGGCACGCATAGTATCCAAAAATGGCTCCAACTACAATGTGTTTCTCATTGATGAGGGCAGAAGCTTAAGTGCCACCACTGGCATGTTGGCATGGGGTCACAGTGAGTTCTTTCGTCTACCACCAGAGGTCGAATTCTGTGTTCTCTCCAACGTGTTACCGCTGTCTACAGAAAACAGGTGGTCTCCAGTGGCATTGGAGTTCCTGAAATCTCTCTGTGGACAACAAGCCACTGCTTCTATCCAAGATGTCCTGGTGCCCCACAGAACCTTCCTCCTGGATATCCCCAGCATATCCAGGCAGATGTACGAAATGGGATTCGCCAAGAAGCTTCCAACTGAAAGATTCAGGCTTTTTGTTTCAAGGTCATTGCAGGCACACAGTGGAGCAGCTACGTCAAACAAACCTCAGCAGATGTCAATGAAAAATGATCCGCTGGACCGACACGAACTGATGGAAAAGCAACAACAGTACATGTATCCTGAGCTTCAAACGGAAACCGTGGAGACCGTTATCATCACCGAAGTCACAAACCCCCTGCGTCTTTTCTGTCAGCTTAAGGTCTTCTCGCAAGAGCTGAGGAAGCTAACAGAGCAGATCACCCAGTACTACGAGGGCCGAGTTCAAACAGGCCTCAGCAGACCTCAAACCCTTGGCTCCCCATGTGCCTCACGAGGAAGTGACGGGAAGTGGTACAGGTCGGTTCTACAGCAGCTCTTCCCAGCCAACAGTGTAGTGGAGGTACTGCAGGTGGATAACGGGAAGAAACAGTTTGTTCAAATGGAAAACATTCGATTCCTGGCTGCAGAGTTTTTCAGGATGCCTGTTGTGACATACGTCTGTTCCCTCCATGGCATTATTGACAAAGGAGTCGGATGGACAGTCCCTCAGATCGATTATCTTAAAACCCTTCTCCTGAACAGGACTGTGATTGCCAAATTTGAGTACCAGAGTCTCTCTGAGGGCGTGCACTATGTGACACTCTACGGAGATGAAAACAtgtgcatcaacacaatgtttggCTCTAAGGAGAAATGTATTCTTGAGTGTGACGGATCTCATGGAGATTATGCTGTGTGTAGCAAACTTGCACCAAAACCTAAACACCTCGGTGGAATGGAAACTCGAGTAAGTCCTCCCAGTGGCGATGCCACTGAAACACGGGTGAAGTTCACAGCAGAAGATCTCCAGCTCCAGTCCTCCCATGTGGCAGTGGTGCAGCATGTGAGCAACCCATCAGAGTTCTGGATTCAAACACAGAGGTATGCTGTCGAGTTTGATCAGCTGATGAATGACTTGTCTGACATGTACAGCAACCCAGAGGGTGCAGACATGATCAAACATCCAACAGTCGGTCTTTATTGTGCCGCCAAGTCTGAAGATGATGCTTTTTACAGAGCAACTGTGTCTGGCATCACTGGCCACCAGTGTGAGGTATTTTTTGTTGACTATGGAAACACAGAGATTGTTGAGTGTGGCAATCTCCGGGTGCTTCCGGACTGTTTGAAAGAGTTACCTCCGCTCGCCTTGAAATGTAGCCTAGCAGGCATCAGACCAAAAGATCAAAAATGGAGTCAAGATGCCTCTGACTTTTTCACAACAGTAGTGGTAGACAAGATTGTTGACATCCATATAACTGCCAAATGGGATGGCGGTTATGTTGTTAATCTTACAAATTCATcaagtgatggagagagcgatCTCAGCAAGCTGATGTGCACAGCTGGATATGCAGTACAGGATGAGAAAACAACATCAAAAGTTGTCAGTGGGCCTACCGCTCTCCCCACGGCACTGAACCCAGGAGACATTCCATATGATGCATACAAGACAAGTTTCACAGCTTTATCCACTGAGGATTCAACTGGAAAAGAAAGCAGAACTGCCTTCAAGGAGCATTTATTCCCAATAGGAAGCTCATTTGAAGTCAACGTGTCCTTCATTGAAAGTCCAAATGACTTTTGGTGTCAACTGACAAAGAATATGGGCCACCTTAAACTGCTCATGCAAGACATCCAAAACTTCTACACAGACAGCCAGTTTCTGCCCCCTGTGGAGACGGCTTGTGTCGCCCGTCACCCAGGCAATGGAATGTGGTACAGGGCCTTGGTCATCCAAAAGCATGCTACACCTCATGTCGATGTACTGTTTATAGACTATGGTCAAACTAAGACTGTCTCCATTCAAGACTTGAGAAATATAAACCCTTCCTTCCTGAAACTCCGAGGTCAAGCTTTCCGATGCAGCCTGTACAACCTCATTCACCCCACTTCCCATAATACTGTCGAATGGACCGAAGATGCCATCGCCCAGTTTCAGGACTTTGTTGATACTGCAGCAGACAACCACGTGGCACTGAAGTGCACCATCTATGCAGTCATGTTTGATGCCCAAAAAGTGGTCTTTAACGTGGTGGATCTGGAAACACCCTTTGTGAGTGTCTGCAGCCTAATGGTTCAGAAAGGACTTGCCAACCGTGCTCCGTCTAAGAAAGCACCTCCTTCCCCTTTCAGGTTGGACACGTACTACTACTCCACCCACGGCATCAAAACAGGAACGGAGGAGTTGGTGACAGTGACTAGTGTGAAAAGTGTTAATCACTTCTACTGCCAGCTAAAAAGGAATGCCACAATCATCGAAGGACTGGCGGAGAGTGTCAATACCATGTGTCATCAGCTGGAGAGTTCAAACTGCCCCCAAACATTCGGAACAGTTTGCTTTGCCAAGTATACAGATGGACAATGGTACAGAGGACAGATCAAGGCTACACAGCCCACTGTCCTTGTTCACTTTGTGGATTACGGAGACACCATTAAAGTGGACAAATCGAACTTGCTTCCGATCCCTATTGAAGCTAGTGAGATCATGTCCGTCCCTGTGCAAGCTGTGGAATGTGGGCTGTCGGATATCCAAGGTGAGGTTTCCGATGAGGTCAACAGCTGGTTTGAAACTCACATGACAGACTGTACATGCAGGGCTCTTGTGGTGGCAAAAGAGCCAAGTGGAAAACTGCTTGTTGAGCTTTATGATGGGAAAACACAAGTTAATGCCAAGACTAAGGAGAAACTTCGCATCAAAGAGCACAGGATTGAAAACCAGGGACACAATGAAAAGGTCACCAACCAGTGTTGTGCTCCTAAAGCAGCTGGACCAGCAGAAGAAATCCCTAAAAAGAGAAGGATTCCCTATCAAGCACCCTACACAACACCACATCAGAGGCAGACGACTGTCAGGAATGGGAATGTCCGAAATGGTGCAGAGCTAAGAGAAGTCGGTGTCATTGAGATGAAAACCGTTCCCCAGATCGAGACAAAGCGTTTCCCAACTCCCAAGTCACCTCTCAGCCCAGCTCAACAGACTAACTATGTAGCGCCAAAAGCCAAAGTGCAAACTCTACCAAAGTTATCAGACTTGCCCTCAAAATGCATCGAGGCTGGTTTGGAGACAGATGTCTTTATTTCGCACTGCAACAGCCCGTGGAGCTTCTTTGTACAGTTGACCAAGGAGGAAGATGACATATTTTCCTTTGTAGAAAAACTCAATGAAGAACAACAGATGACTGAGACTGTAGATGTCAGAGACTTGCATCAAGGTGACTTGGTCAAAGCAGTGTTTCCAGATGATTCCTCATGGTACCGTGCGGTGGTACAGGAGGTATCAAGGAGTGGGACAGCTTCTGTGGAGTTCATAGACTTCGGGAACACAGCCACTACTTTAGTCTCCAAGATGTGTAGACTAGACACATGTTCCATAGAATGTCCCAGGTTTAGCATTCACTGCCTGCTAAGTGGAACACCAGCTCAGGATGAAAAAGATGAACTGAACCAAGAAATCTTGTCCAAATTCAAAGAAGAAATTGGAGCAGGCGGTGataaagagctgaaatgcaaGTTTGTGAAACAGTCTGGATCTGTGTGGGAAGTCAGCCTTTGGGACAGTGGCAGACAGGTCACATGTGGCATCCCTCTTAAACATCCAGGAACCTTATCTGATGCGACACCAGAGAGCTCCATGGGACCCAGTCAAGTAAAAGAAAATCCCCCAAAAAGCTGTTCTGTACAAGAGTTGGCACCAGAGAAATTCCCATTGAACAACAATGaatctgtgtgtttttgcaaaGCAGACATTGCAGTTGGACAGACCATGGAAGCCTATGTCTCAACCATCATTGGCCCTCAGTCTTTCTGGTGTCAGTCGGCTAATTCAGATGAACTTGACAAGATCACAAAAATGGTCAGTGAAGCTGGCAGTGAGGTGCAGTGCAAACCAGTTGAGATTGACACCCTTTCCACTGGAAGTCCATGCATTGCTATTTTTACAGATGACGAGCAGTTGTATCGTGCAGAAGTCAGAAGCATAGAAGGAGATTACCTGTCCATTCTCTTTATTGATTATGGAAATGAGTCCCGAGTTAACATAAAAGATGTACGAGCATTGCCTCCTCTGCTGTTAAACATTCCTCCACAAGCTTTCCTCTGCCAGCTCGAAGGGTTTGATGCATCTCAAGGCACCTGGGATGACAAGGCAGCAGACCAGTTGTCAGAGCTGATAACGGACAAGCCTCTTCACCTGACTTTTTTGACAGTGTCCAGTGATGAAGCGGGCCGGACTACATGTTTTGTCCACGTGGAACTTGAAGGCCAAGTGGTAAATGAGGTGATGAAGGCTTACTGGAAGAGCTATACAGTGGACGAACCAGATAGCACTGGCGAGTCAACTCCATGTGCCAATCCATCATTGCCATGTGAATCAGTGCAGATTGGGGAACAAACAGCTGTGATGGATCCCTGTCCACAAGAACCATCTAAAACCaccacaaaacaaacatttgacACTTTAGTTCCAAGTACAGTTCAAGAAGAACTTGACGATGGGTTCCATGAGGGCCACAAGGATTGTCCAACAATCTTTCCAGGTACAAGTCAGAAGCATGCTGACGAGGACCCATACTTGAAGAGCACACTTGAAAATACAGATTTTGACATTGGCCAGAAAGATGAGACTGAGTCAACCACAGACCTCCTGGATAAAGACAGAGAACCAACTGAGAAGGAGGAGTTTGAAGTACTGCAGACAGTTGAAGAGAGGACAGATTTGCCTGCAGCGTTATCCAACATGGTGGAAGATGATACAAAGACGGTAACCGTGATTGAGATATGTAAAGAGCAACTCAATGAAGCAGAACAGACGGATTGTTTGTCAGACAGTTGTGTTTCCAGTGGTGATAAACTTACACTGGCCTTGGTTGCCAACCAGAACGTGCTCAAAGAAGACTGTGTGGATCAAGATAGGTTGCAGGTTTTATTGTTGGACCAAGCCTCAAGTGTGGTTGACTCAGAATCTGCCCGGTTATTAGAAGAGGTCCCTAAAGAGACAACTTTGCCACATGGTGACCAGAGCCAAGATAATATGTACACAGACGTCTTCAAACTGCATGTAGAGAACACCTTGGAGAGCCCAGAGCCCAGTCACACTGCCCCAGAGGATCTTAAAAGCAAAGATAAGGACTCTTGCGTCACATCTGAAGAGCTCAAAAATCTGCGCAAAGAACTTGAGTCCATAGACCTGAATGAAGAGAGCATCTCTGACACTGTTCTTGAGACTG AGTTTGGTCGACTTCAGAGGGCCGGGGAGAACATTGCTGTTGGATCCAATTATGTAATCTGGTCCATAGCCAGGAAGACCTGGTGCAAAGTAAAGGTTTTGAAAGTCTTTGAAGACTCAGTCAAG gtTCTTCTGGTTGAGCATGATTCTGAAATGGTGGTAGATCCACAGAATATCTTATGCACGTCTTCAGAGTCTGAGCAA AGTGAACCGGACGAGAGTGAACATCAGTTTGACACTGCCTCGTCAAATGAAGGGTCCCAGTATT ACTTGGATGAGGATACTGACGACAGCGACAACACAATCTCAGGAGATGACCCCAACAATACAACTTCAGAGAAATTG GCTGTTTTGGATGAGGTGGTTGGTCCAGACCAAGCGGTTGAGGTGCCACCTGAAGACCCAGATCAACTGTGCAGT GTCCGGGACATTTTCGATCTCTCTCCTTCGGCACCATTGGAGGACTGTTGTG AGGAGAGAGTTGAGAGTTCAGATGCGACCACAGCGGATGCCCTATCCTGTATCCCTGCACAGGACAAG TTGAGGGTGGATGTAAAAGAGGTGCAGCTTTCTTCTGAACCAAATACAG AGAATCCAATGCGAAGAGTAACAAAACAACATGAAGTTGACTTTTCAATATCAGCTTACGATACACCCGTGTCCGAGACGGAAGCGGCTGTGTCCGAGACGAAAGCGGCTGTGTCCGCTGATGTGGAGAACGAGTCCAGGGTTATCATCCAAGAAGACAAG GATGTCCTTGTTTCAGAAGCCTCTTGTCCTGAACAATGTAGATACG AGTTTGAAGAAGGGACCGAGGCAGAAGTTGTGGCCAGTGCTGTCTCACAGGATGGG GATATTGTGGTAGCTGATTATGTGAAGGCTTCCAATCTTGATGCTTTTG AGCATCAGATGAACTCTGTGACCCACCTCACCTTGAAAGTTGAGGACTGCTCTGACGAGGACAGTGTTATCTTTGTGAGTGAGACTCTCCCTGCCAATCAGCAGTTGAGGGACTAA